One part of the Dioscorea cayenensis subsp. rotundata cultivar TDr96_F1 chromosome 2, TDr96_F1_v2_PseudoChromosome.rev07_lg8_w22 25.fasta, whole genome shotgun sequence genome encodes these proteins:
- the LOC120271405 gene encoding HMG1/2-like protein, with the protein MKGGKSKADTSKKSETKLSVKRKGSKAPQKPAKREKAGKDPNKPKRPPSAFFVFMEEFRKSYKEKNPNVNKVAVIGKAGGEKWKSLSTVEKGPYEAKAAKLKTEYNKKMDAYNNQSESGNNAADDEEETSDKSKSEVNDEDNEDEEEESGEDEDDDE; encoded by the exons ATGAAAGGCGGGAAATCGAAGGCGGACACGTCGAAGAAGTCCGAAACGAA GTTGTCGGTGAAGAGGAAGGGATCCAAGGCGCCGCAGAAGCCGGCGAAAAGGGAGAAGGCTGGGAAGGATCCTAACAAGCCCAAGAGGCCACCCAGCGCCTTCTTCGTCTTCAT GGAGGAGTTCAGGAAATCATACAAAGAGAAAAACCCTAACGTGAACAAGGTCGCCGTT ATAGGGAAAGCTGGTGGCGAGAAGTGGAAATCCCTGTCCACAGTG GAAAAGGGTCCATATGAAGCCAAAGCCGCAAAATTGAAGACAGAGTATAACAAGAAGATGGATGCCTATAATAATCAG AGCGAGAGTGGAAACAACGCCGCCGATGACGAAGAAGAGACATCTGATAAGTCAAAGTCTGAAGTCAACGATGAAGATAacgaggatgaagaagaagagagtggCGAG gatgaagatgatgatgaatga